One Bacillus amyloliquefaciens DSM 7 = ATCC 23350 DNA window includes the following coding sequences:
- a CDS encoding alpha/beta fold hydrolase: MKAAWMERTYLIDGCPFYTKHRKGAGEVTIVFEAGYGTSSETWTSLLADIDEEFGVFTYDRAGIGKSGQSKNKRTADHMVQELNALLLKAGVKPPYLVVSHSYGTIISRLWASRNRRDILGMVLLDPVSEDQETKVLPLLPEEMKAAYLKQFILEGSHAEFLTSLRQIKHQQLHFSDMPLLILSSGERDERLKHAHEQWVNLHRNMLDISHQSGWIQAKNSSHAIHHDEPHIVHLAIYDVWCAARQQMNAPAYQAVN; encoded by the coding sequence ATGAAAGCAGCATGGATGGAAAGGACATACTTGATTGACGGATGTCCGTTTTATACTAAACACCGTAAAGGTGCCGGCGAAGTGACGATCGTCTTTGAAGCCGGCTACGGCACTTCTTCTGAAACATGGACATCATTACTCGCTGACATAGATGAAGAATTTGGGGTTTTCACATATGACAGGGCCGGAATCGGCAAAAGCGGACAAAGCAAAAACAAGAGAACGGCGGATCACATGGTACAGGAATTAAACGCTCTACTGCTTAAAGCCGGCGTCAAGCCTCCTTACCTTGTCGTCTCGCATTCATACGGCACGATTATCAGCAGACTCTGGGCGAGCCGAAACCGCCGGGATATTCTCGGGATGGTATTGCTTGACCCGGTTTCTGAGGATCAGGAGACAAAAGTGCTTCCGCTTCTTCCCGAGGAAATGAAAGCCGCCTATCTGAAACAGTTCATACTAGAAGGATCACATGCGGAATTTTTGACGAGTCTTCGGCAGATTAAGCACCAGCAGCTTCATTTCAGCGATATGCCGCTGTTGATTTTATCATCGGGAGAGCGGGATGAGCGCTTAAAGCACGCGCATGAACAATGGGTAAACCTGCACAGAAATATGCTTGATATCTCGCATCAAAGCGGATGGATTCAGGCCAAAAACAGTTCTCACGCCATTCATCACGATGAACCGCACATCGTCCACCTGGCCATTTATGATGTTTGGTGTGCGGCGCGCCAGCAAATGAATGCGCCTGCCTATCAGGCGGTAAACTGA
- the rpmG gene encoding 50S ribosomal protein L33, producing the protein MRVNVTLACTETGDRNYITTKNKRTNPDRLELKKYSPRLKKYTLHRETK; encoded by the coding sequence ATGCGTGTGAATGTGACATTGGCTTGCACAGAGACAGGGGACAGAAATTATATTACGACGAAGAACAAACGGACGAATCCGGACCGGTTAGAACTGAAAAAGTATTCACCCCGGTTGAAAAAGTATACTTTGCACCGTGAGACAAAGTAG
- the rnz gene encoding ribonuclease Z, with protein MELIFLGTGAGMPAKTRNVTSVALKLLEERRSVWLFDCGEATQHQILHTTIKPRKIEKIFITHLHGDHVYGLPGLLGSRSFQGGEEELAIYGPKGIKAFIETSLKVTATHLTYPLAIHEIEEGTVFEDDQFIVTAASVIHGVEAFGYRIQEKDIPGALQAGRLKEMNIPPGPVYQKIKKGETVTLDDGRIINGEDFLEPPKKGRIVAFSGDTRVSERVTELARNADVLVHEATFAKEDAKLAHNYYHATTEQAAQTAKKAGAKQLILTHISARYQGEAPIERLEHEAKAVFENSKVAFDFMEVAVERS; from the coding sequence GTGGAATTAATATTTTTAGGGACGGGGGCCGGCATGCCGGCAAAGACGAGAAACGTAACGTCCGTCGCGCTGAAGCTTCTTGAAGAAAGGCGCTCCGTATGGCTGTTTGATTGCGGGGAAGCCACTCAGCATCAGATTTTACATACAACAATTAAACCGAGGAAAATTGAAAAGATATTCATCACACATCTTCACGGCGACCATGTTTACGGCCTTCCGGGTTTATTGGGAAGCCGGTCGTTTCAAGGCGGTGAAGAAGAGCTGGCGATTTACGGGCCAAAAGGCATAAAAGCATTTATCGAAACAAGCCTGAAAGTGACGGCGACACATTTGACTTATCCTCTTGCCATACATGAAATTGAAGAGGGAACGGTTTTTGAGGATGACCAATTCATCGTCACCGCAGCATCCGTCATTCACGGTGTAGAAGCGTTCGGCTATCGGATTCAGGAAAAGGATATTCCCGGTGCATTGCAGGCCGGCAGACTGAAAGAAATGAATATTCCGCCCGGACCTGTCTACCAGAAAATCAAAAAAGGCGAAACAGTCACGCTTGACGATGGAAGAATAATTAATGGTGAGGATTTTTTGGAGCCGCCGAAAAAGGGAAGAATCGTCGCTTTTTCCGGGGATACCCGTGTATCAGAGCGGGTAACGGAACTGGCGCGCAATGCCGATGTACTTGTTCATGAAGCGACGTTTGCCAAGGAAGATGCAAAGCTCGCGCATAATTATTATCACGCGACGACAGAACAGGCCGCGCAAACAGCAAAAAAAGCAGGCGCCAAACAGCTGATCTTAACTCATATCAGCGCCAGGTATCAAGGCGAAGCGCCGATAGAGCGGCTGGAACATGAGGCGAAAGCGGTATTTGAAAACAGTAAGGTAGCCTTTGACTTTATGGAGGTTGCCGTGGAGCGCTCTTAA
- the zwf gene encoding glucose-6-phosphate dehydrogenase — MKTNDKPKAVIVIFGATGDLAKRKLYPSIHRLYKNGQIGEEFAVVGVGRRPWSNEDLRETVKTSVSSAGQKDTDDFTSHFYYHPFDVTNPGSYQELNVLLDRLEHTYEIPNNRMFYLAMAPEFFGTIAKSLKNEGVTATKGWSRLVIEKPFGHDLPSAKELNKEIREAFTEDQIYRIDHYLGKQMVQNIEVIRFANALFEPLWNNRYISNIQITSSEDLGVEDRARYYEKSGALRDMVQNHILQMVALLAMEPPIKLNTEEIRSEKVKVLRALRPVAQNEVNDYFVRGQYQAGTIDGTPVASYTDEHNVAPDSNTETFVSGKLLIDNFRWAGVPFYIRTGKRMKEKSTKIVVQFKDIPMNLYYGNETNVNPNLLVIHIQPDEGITLYLNAKKLGGAAHAQPIKLDYCSNCSDEMNTPEAYEKLIHDCLLGDATNFAHWDEVALSWNFVDAISETWAADKTLSPNYEAGSMGPKASDDLLEKDGLHWWNI, encoded by the coding sequence GTGAAAACAAACGACAAACCAAAAGCAGTAATTGTAATATTTGGTGCCACAGGGGATTTGGCAAAACGAAAACTTTACCCATCCATTCATCGTTTATATAAAAATGGTCAAATTGGTGAAGAGTTTGCAGTTGTAGGTGTTGGAAGAAGACCTTGGTCAAACGAGGACCTCCGGGAAACCGTTAAAACGTCTGTTTCTTCGGCTGGGCAAAAAGACACAGACGATTTCACGTCTCATTTTTATTACCATCCGTTTGATGTAACGAATCCGGGTTCCTATCAGGAGCTGAATGTCCTGCTTGACCGGCTTGAGCATACATATGAAATCCCGAACAACAGAATGTTTTACTTGGCGATGGCCCCTGAATTTTTCGGCACTATCGCAAAATCGCTTAAAAACGAAGGTGTCACGGCGACAAAAGGCTGGTCCCGTCTCGTAATTGAAAAACCGTTCGGCCACGACCTGCCGAGTGCGAAAGAGCTTAACAAAGAAATACGCGAAGCGTTCACAGAAGATCAAATTTATCGGATCGACCATTACTTAGGCAAGCAAATGGTTCAAAACATCGAAGTCATCCGGTTTGCGAATGCACTGTTTGAGCCGCTGTGGAATAACCGCTACATCTCAAACATCCAGATTACGTCAAGTGAAGATCTCGGCGTTGAGGACCGTGCGAGATATTATGAGAAATCAGGCGCACTCCGCGATATGGTTCAGAATCATATTTTACAAATGGTCGCTCTTTTGGCGATGGAACCGCCGATTAAACTGAACACGGAAGAAATCCGCAGCGAAAAAGTGAAGGTGCTGAGAGCGCTACGCCCTGTCGCTCAAAACGAAGTGAATGATTACTTCGTCCGCGGACAATACCAAGCCGGAACGATCGACGGCACCCCTGTAGCGAGTTATACGGATGAGCATAACGTAGCGCCGGATTCCAATACGGAAACATTCGTGTCCGGTAAGCTGTTAATCGATAACTTCCGCTGGGCCGGCGTTCCGTTTTATATCCGCACAGGAAAACGGATGAAAGAAAAATCAACGAAAATTGTCGTTCAATTTAAAGACATTCCGATGAACCTTTATTACGGCAATGAAACGAATGTAAATCCGAACCTGCTTGTCATCCACATTCAGCCGGATGAAGGCATCACTTTATATCTGAACGCTAAAAAATTAGGCGGAGCCGCACACGCTCAGCCGATTAAGCTGGATTACTGCAGCAACTGCAGTGATGAAATGAACACACCGGAAGCCTATGAAAAATTAATTCACGACTGTCTGCTCGGCGATGCGACGAACTTCGCCCATTGGGATGAAGTAGCGCTTTCCTGGAATTTCGTCGATGCGATTTCCGAAACATGGGCTGCCGACAAAACCCTTTCTCCGAATTATGAAGCCGGATCAATGGGACCGAAGGCTTCGGATGACCTCTTGGAAAAAGACGGCCTTCACTGGTGGAATATATAA
- the gndA gene encoding NADP-dependent phosphogluconate dehydrogenase, which yields MSKQQIGVIGLAVMGKNLALNIESRGFSVSVYNRSSSKTEEFLEEAKGKNVVGTYSIEEFVQSLETPRKILLMVKAGTATDATIQSLLPHLEKDDILIDGGNTYYKDTQRRNKELAESGIHFIGTGVSGGEEGALKGPSIMPGGQKEAHELVKPILEAISAKVDGEACTTYIGPDGAGHYVKMVHNGIEYGDMQLISESYFILKQVLGLSAEELHEVFAEWNKGELDSYLIEITADIFTKKDEETGKPLVDVILDKAGQKGTGKWTSQSALDLGVPLPIITESVFARFISAMKDERVKASGLLSGPDVKPVTENKEELIEAVRKALFMSKICSYAQGFAQMKAASEEYNWDLKYGEIAMIFRGGCIIRAAFLQKIKDAYDREPELDNLLLDSYFKNIAESYQGALRQVISLAVAQGVPVPSFSSALAYYDSYRTAVLPANLIQAQRDYFGAHTYERTDKEGIFHTEWMK from the coding sequence ATGTCAAAACAACAAATCGGAGTTATCGGTCTTGCGGTAATGGGTAAAAATCTGGCTCTTAACATCGAAAGCCGGGGATTTTCTGTGTCTGTGTACAACAGATCAAGCAGCAAAACGGAAGAGTTTTTAGAAGAGGCAAAAGGCAAAAATGTTGTCGGTACATACAGCATTGAGGAGTTTGTCCAGTCTCTTGAAACGCCCCGCAAAATTCTATTAATGGTTAAAGCGGGAACTGCAACGGATGCGACGATTCAATCTCTTCTTCCTCATCTGGAAAAAGACGATATTTTGATTGACGGCGGAAATACATACTATAAAGATACACAGCGCCGGAACAAAGAGCTTGCCGAAAGCGGCATTCACTTTATCGGAACGGGTGTATCAGGCGGTGAAGAGGGAGCGCTGAAAGGGCCTTCTATTATGCCGGGCGGCCAAAAGGAAGCGCATGAACTTGTGAAACCGATTTTAGAAGCCATTTCTGCTAAAGTGGACGGAGAAGCTTGTACGACATACATCGGCCCGGACGGAGCGGGACACTATGTGAAAATGGTGCACAACGGTATCGAATACGGTGACATGCAGCTGATCTCTGAGTCTTACTTCATTCTGAAACAGGTGCTCGGACTGTCTGCCGAAGAGCTTCACGAAGTATTCGCTGAGTGGAACAAAGGGGAACTTGACAGCTATCTGATCGAAATCACGGCTGACATTTTCACCAAAAAAGATGAAGAAACAGGCAAACCGCTTGTTGATGTCATCCTTGATAAAGCAGGCCAAAAAGGAACGGGTAAATGGACAAGCCAAAGCGCTCTTGACCTAGGCGTACCGCTTCCGATTATCACTGAATCTGTGTTTGCGCGTTTCATTTCCGCAATGAAAGATGAGCGTGTGAAAGCGAGCGGCCTTCTGTCAGGACCTGACGTTAAGCCGGTTACTGAAAATAAAGAAGAGCTGATTGAAGCGGTCAGAAAAGCGCTCTTCATGAGTAAAATCTGTTCTTACGCACAAGGCTTCGCCCAAATGAAAGCCGCGTCAGAAGAATATAACTGGGATCTGAAATACGGTGAGATCGCTATGATCTTCCGCGGCGGCTGTATCATCCGCGCGGCGTTCCTGCAAAAGATCAAAGATGCGTATGACCGTGAGCCGGAGCTTGACAACTTGCTTCTTGACAGCTATTTCAAAAATATCGCAGAAAGCTACCAAGGCGCTCTTCGCCAAGTCATTTCACTTGCGGTAGCCCAAGGCGTGCCGGTACCTTCGTTCTCAAGCGCACTTGCGTATTACGACAGCTACCGTACGGCAGTGCTTCCTGCAAACTTAATTCAAGCGCAGCGTGACTACTTCGGCGCGCATACGTATGAACGCACGGATAAAGAAGGCATTTTCCATACTGAATGGATGAAGTAA
- a CDS encoding DNA polymerase IV: protein MAGKGRIIFHIDMNSFYASVEMAYDPSLKGKPLAVAGNVKERKGIIVTCSYEARARGVKTTMPVWRAKRLCPELIVVPPNFDRYRSSSKEMFSILREYTDLVEPVSIDEGYMDITDTPHRHRAYETAIDIQARLQKELLLPSSIGIAPNKFLAKMASDMKKPLGITILRKRELPDVLWPLPIEEMHGIGTKTAEKIKTLGIKTIGDLAKGDEHALKTLLGINGPRLKDKANGIHHAEVDPERIYEFKSVGNSSTLSHDSADWDELTGVFDRLALSVSERLQRKEVMACRLFIMIRYADWKTVTRSMTLSNPVDQKKDIMEAAMELFDKHWNQNPVRLLGITGTELVEKQQAYKQLDLFSFKEDAKDEPIFQMMNQLNEKYGRNLIRKGAVMKKEESKTKGTSFNRDFFQDEKKS, encoded by the coding sequence GTGGCCGGAAAAGGAAGAATTATATTTCATATCGATATGAACAGTTTCTATGCCTCCGTAGAAATGGCGTATGATCCGTCTTTAAAGGGAAAACCTCTCGCCGTTGCCGGAAACGTGAAGGAACGGAAAGGAATCATCGTCACCTGCAGCTACGAAGCGAGAGCGCGGGGCGTAAAGACCACCATGCCGGTGTGGCGGGCAAAACGCCTCTGTCCGGAACTCATCGTCGTGCCTCCGAATTTTGACCGCTACCGGAGTTCGTCAAAAGAAATGTTCAGCATCCTGAGGGAGTATACGGATTTAGTCGAGCCCGTTTCTATTGATGAAGGATACATGGATATTACAGACACACCGCACAGACACAGGGCGTATGAGACCGCCATAGACATTCAGGCAAGACTGCAAAAGGAGCTTTTGCTTCCGTCAAGCATCGGCATCGCTCCGAATAAATTTCTCGCCAAAATGGCGTCCGACATGAAAAAACCGCTCGGCATCACCATTTTAAGAAAAAGAGAGCTGCCGGACGTATTGTGGCCTCTTCCGATTGAAGAAATGCACGGTATAGGAACGAAAACTGCGGAAAAAATAAAAACGCTCGGCATCAAAACGATCGGTGATCTGGCAAAAGGAGATGAGCATGCGCTGAAGACGCTGCTCGGTATAAACGGCCCGAGACTGAAGGATAAAGCGAACGGCATCCACCATGCAGAAGTCGATCCCGAGCGGATTTATGAATTTAAAAGCGTCGGCAACTCATCCACCCTGTCGCATGATTCGGCTGACTGGGACGAATTAACCGGCGTGTTTGACCGTCTCGCGCTTTCTGTAAGCGAACGGCTCCAGCGTAAGGAGGTCATGGCCTGCCGGCTGTTCATCATGATCCGTTATGCGGATTGGAAAACGGTCACAAGAAGCATGACCCTCAGCAATCCGGTTGATCAGAAAAAAGACATCATGGAAGCGGCAATGGAGCTGTTTGACAAACATTGGAACCAAAATCCAGTAAGGCTTCTCGGCATCACCGGAACGGAACTGGTTGAAAAACAGCAGGCGTATAAACAGCTTGATCTGTTTTCGTTCAAGGAGGATGCAAAGGACGAGCCGATTTTTCAGATGATGAATCAGCTGAATGAAAAGTACGGCCGAAACCTGATCAGAAAAGGCGCCGTTATGAAAAAAGAAGAAAGCAAAACAAAGGGAACGAGCTTTAACAGAGACTTTTTTCAGGATGAAAAGAAAAGCTGA
- a CDS encoding membrane protein insertase YidC yields MSKTYQKWIAFGLFFIVLFTGRSAFAATSQTQTGGLGNIGFFHDYLIEPFSALLKGVAGLFHGEYGLSIILVTIIVRIVVLPLFVNQFKKQRVFQEKMAVIKPQVDSIQAKMKKTKDAEKQKELQMEMMKLYREHNLNPMAMGCLPMLVQFPILIGFYYAIRSTPEIASHSFLWFSLGHSDMLVSLCAGAMYFLQAYVSQKLNEKYSPAAQNPAAMQSAKIMVFIFPVMMTVFSLNVPAALPLYWFTSGLFLTVQNVLLQQTHHKKKQAAAQAEPVKS; encoded by the coding sequence TTGTCTAAAACATATCAAAAATGGATTGCTTTCGGATTGTTTTTTATCGTGCTGTTCACAGGCCGCTCGGCGTTTGCGGCGACATCTCAGACTCAGACGGGAGGACTCGGAAATATCGGGTTTTTCCACGATTACCTGATCGAACCGTTTTCGGCCCTATTAAAAGGTGTGGCGGGCCTGTTCCACGGTGAGTACGGACTGTCGATTATTCTGGTGACGATTATCGTCCGGATCGTTGTATTGCCTTTGTTTGTGAACCAATTTAAGAAACAGCGGGTGTTCCAGGAAAAAATGGCTGTGATCAAACCGCAGGTCGACAGCATTCAGGCTAAAATGAAAAAAACGAAAGATGCGGAAAAACAAAAAGAACTGCAAATGGAAATGATGAAGCTTTACCGTGAGCATAATCTGAATCCGATGGCAATGGGATGTCTTCCGATGCTGGTACAATTCCCGATTCTGATCGGTTTTTATTACGCCATCCGCTCAACGCCGGAAATCGCTTCACACTCATTCCTGTGGTTCAGCCTAGGGCACTCTGATATGCTTGTATCCCTGTGCGCGGGGGCCATGTATTTCTTACAGGCTTATGTTTCCCAAAAACTAAACGAGAAATATTCACCGGCCGCTCAAAACCCGGCCGCGATGCAGTCAGCAAAAATCATGGTCTTTATTTTCCCTGTCATGATGACTGTTTTTTCACTTAACGTTCCGGCTGCGCTTCCGCTTTACTGGTTTACAAGCGGACTGTTTTTGACAGTGCAAAACGTACTTTTACAGCAGACGCATCATAAAAAGAAACAAGCTGCGGCTCAAGCGGAGCCCGTAAAGTCATAA
- a CDS encoding tripeptidase T: MVNEKRLLEEFLELVQIDSETKHEAEISKVLKQKFTDLGLSVKEDDTKEVTGHGAGNLICTLKGTKDADTIYFTSHMDTVVPGKGVKPVVEDGYVKTDGTTILGADDKTGLAAMFEAIRVLKEQNIEHGTIEFIITAGEESGLVGAKAMDRSDITAKYGFALDSDGKVGNIIVAAPTQAKVRATIFGKTAHAGVEPEKGISAITIASKAISKMPLGRIDEETTANIGRFEGGTQTNTVCDQVDILAEARSLVPEKMEAQVQKMKEAFESAAAEMGGRAEVDIAVMYPGFKYQDGDQVVEVAKKAAAKIGRPSELQTSGGGSDANVIAGHGIPTVNLSVGYEQIHTKNEKMPIEELVKTAEMVVAIIETAAN; encoded by the coding sequence ATGGTAAACGAAAAACGCCTGCTGGAAGAATTTCTGGAACTCGTCCAAATTGATTCAGAAACAAAGCATGAAGCGGAAATCAGCAAAGTGCTCAAACAAAAATTCACTGATTTAGGATTGAGCGTAAAAGAAGACGATACAAAAGAAGTGACGGGTCACGGAGCCGGCAATTTAATCTGTACTTTAAAGGGCACAAAAGATGCGGATACGATTTATTTTACATCGCACATGGACACGGTTGTCCCGGGCAAAGGCGTTAAGCCGGTTGTGGAAGACGGTTATGTAAAAACCGACGGCACGACGATTCTCGGCGCTGATGATAAGACGGGCCTTGCCGCAATGTTTGAAGCCATCAGAGTACTCAAAGAACAAAACATCGAGCACGGAACAATTGAATTCATCATCACAGCCGGAGAAGAATCAGGATTAGTCGGGGCAAAAGCAATGGATCGTTCAGATATTACCGCGAAATACGGTTTTGCGCTTGATTCAGACGGGAAAGTCGGCAACATCATTGTAGCCGCGCCGACACAAGCGAAAGTGAGGGCAACCATTTTCGGGAAAACGGCTCATGCAGGAGTAGAACCGGAAAAAGGCATCTCCGCTATTACAATCGCGTCAAAAGCGATCTCAAAAATGCCGCTCGGCCGTATTGATGAAGAAACAACGGCTAATATCGGGCGTTTTGAAGGCGGCACACAAACCAATACCGTCTGCGACCAAGTCGATATTCTGGCTGAAGCGCGTTCATTAGTCCCTGAAAAAATGGAAGCGCAAGTGCAGAAAATGAAAGAAGCTTTCGAATCTGCTGCAGCTGAGATGGGTGGACGCGCAGAAGTTGACATCGCGGTCATGTATCCGGGTTTCAAATATCAGGACGGCGATCAGGTTGTGGAAGTCGCGAAAAAAGCGGCGGCAAAAATCGGCCGGCCGAGCGAGCTTCAGACAAGCGGCGGCGGAAGTGACGCGAACGTCATTGCCGGCCACGGCATTCCGACAGTCAACCTGTCAGTAGGCTATGAACAAATCCACACGAAAAATGAAAAAATGCCGATTGAAGAGCTCGTGAAAACGGCGGAAATGGTCGTTGCCATTATCGAAACAGCGGCAAACTGA
- a CDS encoding acyl-CoA carboxylase subunit beta has protein sequence MSMSEHIRHLNEKRSFLTNGGGAERNEKQHKKGKLTARERIAYLLDKDSFSELQPFAKSRMPGCQNAPGDGVITGYGTIDGRPVYLFAHDFTVLGGTLGETHAEKIAAVMDLAAKNKTPIIGLNDSGGARIQEGVVSLNGYGHIFRRNVLYSGVIPQISVILGPCAGGAVYSPALTDFVIMAENTSHMFITGPKVIEQVTGEQIDAESLGGAGIHNVISGNAHYSARTEKEALSAVKTLLSYLPHGRQTASPVKKEDARPLLNTLVPADSSKPYDMLQVIKELADDGTFFDIQPYFAKNIAVGFLKIGRRTVGVIANQPKHLAGSLTIDAADKASRFIRFCDAFHIPPLTIADVPGFLPGLQQEHAGIIRHGAKLLYAFAEAAVPKVTLIIRKAYGGAYVAMNSKGLGADLVFAWPNAEIAVMGAEGASSILYRRDIQASDDPEKTKREKKAIYEKENAGPYKAAACGMVDDIIRPEDSRKKLIQAFDMLAHKEEERPKKKHGNIPL, from the coding sequence ATGAGCATGAGTGAGCATATCAGACACTTAAACGAAAAACGTTCCTTTTTAACAAACGGCGGCGGAGCGGAAAGAAATGAAAAACAGCATAAAAAAGGCAAGCTGACGGCAAGAGAAAGAATTGCCTATTTATTGGACAAAGACAGTTTTTCAGAGCTTCAGCCGTTTGCAAAAAGCCGCATGCCCGGGTGTCAAAATGCGCCGGGAGACGGCGTCATTACCGGATACGGCACAATTGACGGACGGCCCGTGTATTTGTTTGCTCATGACTTTACCGTACTCGGCGGGACGCTCGGCGAGACACATGCGGAGAAAATCGCAGCGGTGATGGATCTGGCCGCGAAAAATAAAACCCCGATCATCGGGCTGAACGACTCAGGTGGTGCGAGAATTCAAGAGGGTGTGGTATCATTAAATGGATACGGTCATATCTTTAGGCGCAACGTCCTTTACTCGGGAGTGATTCCGCAAATTTCCGTCATCCTTGGGCCGTGTGCCGGCGGTGCTGTTTATTCACCCGCTCTGACGGATTTTGTAATTATGGCGGAAAATACGTCGCACATGTTTATTACAGGCCCGAAAGTCATTGAACAGGTTACGGGTGAACAGATTGACGCGGAAAGTTTAGGCGGTGCGGGAATACATAATGTGATCAGCGGAAATGCCCACTATTCCGCACGAACGGAAAAAGAGGCTCTTTCCGCAGTGAAAACGCTGCTTTCTTATCTTCCGCACGGCAGACAGACGGCATCACCCGTTAAAAAGGAAGACGCCAGGCCGTTATTAAATACCCTCGTTCCCGCGGACAGTTCGAAACCTTACGATATGTTACAGGTGATAAAAGAACTGGCGGATGACGGAACGTTTTTTGACATTCAGCCGTATTTTGCCAAAAACATTGCTGTCGGTTTTCTGAAGATCGGACGGCGCACAGTCGGTGTTATCGCAAACCAGCCGAAACATTTGGCGGGGAGCCTTACGATAGATGCCGCTGACAAAGCGTCGAGATTCATCCGTTTTTGCGACGCGTTTCATATTCCGCCGTTAACGATCGCTGATGTACCGGGATTTCTGCCGGGCCTTCAGCAGGAGCACGCGGGAATCATCCGTCACGGAGCAAAATTGCTGTATGCTTTTGCCGAAGCGGCCGTGCCGAAAGTGACGCTCATCATCAGAAAAGCTTACGGAGGCGCTTATGTCGCCATGAATTCGAAAGGCCTCGGGGCAGATCTTGTATTCGCCTGGCCGAATGCGGAAATTGCCGTGATGGGAGCTGAAGGCGCGTCGTCGATTTTATACCGCAGAGACATACAGGCTTCTGATGATCCGGAAAAAACGAAGCGCGAAAAAAAAGCCATATACGAAAAGGAAAATGCCGGTCCGTATAAAGCGGCGGCCTGCGGAATGGTGGATGATATCATCCGGCCGGAAGACTCGAGGAAAAAATTGATTCAGGCATTTGACATGCTTGCGCATAAGGAAGAGGAAAGACCGAAAAAAAAGCACGGTAATATACCGCTTTAA